A stretch of Henckelia pumila isolate YLH828 chromosome 4, ASM3356847v2, whole genome shotgun sequence DNA encodes these proteins:
- the LOC140867419 gene encoding glutamine synthetase cytosolic isozyme 2 — MALLSDLINLNLSESTDKIIAEYVWIGGSGMDLRSKARTISGIIKDPAKLPKWNYDGSSTGQAPGEDSEVILYPQAIFKDPFRRGNNILVMCDAYTPAGEPIPTNKRHSAAKIFSKPEVEAEEPWYGIEQEYTLLQKEVKWPLGWPTGGYPGPQGPYYCGIGADKAFGRDIVDAHYKACLYAGINISGINGEVMPGQWEFQVGPSVGISSGDEVWMARYILERITEIAGVVVSFDPKPIQGDWNGAGAHTNYSTKSMRKEGGYEVIKKAIEKLGLKHKEHIAAYGEGNERRLTGKHETADIKTFKWGVANRGASVRVGRDTEREGKGYFEDRRPASNMDPYVVTSMIAETTILGKP, encoded by the exons ATGGCGTTGCTTTCAGATCTCATCAATCTCAACCTCTCTGAATCCACTGATAAGATCATTGCAGAATATGTCTG GATTGGTGGCTCCGGTATGGACCTTAGGAGTAAAGCCAGG ACTATTTCTGGAATCATAAAGGATCCTGCGAAGCTTCCCAAGTGGAACTATGATGGATCCAGCACTGGCCAAGCCCCAGGAGAAGACAGTGAAGTAATCTTATA TCCTCAAGCGATCTTCAAAGATCCATTCAGGAGGGGAAATAACATATTG GTAATGTGTGATGCTTACACTCCGGCTGGTGAACCAATTCCAACTAACAAGAGACACAGCGCCGCCAAGATTTTCAGCAAACCTGAAGTTGAAGCTGAAGAGCCATG GTACGGTATTGAACAAGAATACACTCTTTTACAAAAGGAAGTTAAATGGCCTCTCGGATGGCCGACTGGAGGTTATCCTGGACCTCAG GGCCCATACTATTGTGGTATTGGAGCTGACAAAGCTTTTGGACGTGACATTGTTGATGCACATTACAAGGCATGCCTTTATGCTGGAATCAATATAAGTGGCATCAATGGTGAAGTGATGCCTGGCCAG TGGGAATTCCAAGTAGGACCGTCTGTTGGCATCTCGTCCGGCGATGAAGTGTGGATGGCTCGTTACATCCTAGAG AGGATTACTGAGATCGCTGGGGTGGTTGTCTCGTTCGATCCCAAGCCTATCCAG GGTGACTGGAATGGAGCTGGTGCTCACACTAACTACAG CACAAAGTCCATGAGGAAAGAAGGAGGTTACGAAGTCATTAAGAAAGCTATTGAGAAGCTTGGACTCAAGCACAAAGAGCATATCGCTGCCTACGGTGAAGGCAATGAGCGTCGTCTAACTGGAAAGCACGAAACCGCTGACATCAAGACCTTCAAATGG GGCGTTGCGAACCGAGGTGCATCGGTTCGTGTTGGCCGAGACACCGAGAGAGAAGGCAAGGGTTACTTTGAGGACAGGAGGCCTGCTTCTAACATGGATCCATATGTTGTCACCTCCATGATTGCAGAGACCACCATTCTTGGAAAGCCTTGA
- the LOC140860114 gene encoding NADH dehydrogenase [ubiquinone] iron-sulfur protein 1, mitochondrial isoform X2: protein MKIKTDTPIAKKAREGVMEFLLMNHPLDCPICDQGGECDLQDQSMAFGADRGRFTETKRSVVDKNLGPLVKTVMTRCIQCTRCVRFATEVAGVQDLGMLGRGSGEEIGTYVEKLMTSELSGNVIDICPVGALTSKPFAFKARNWELKGTESIDVSDAVGSNIRIDSRGPEVMRILPRLNEDINEEWISDKTRFFYDGLKRQRLSDPMVRGADGQFKVVSWHDALAVVAEVIHQVKPEEIVGVAGKLSDAESMVALKDFLNKMGSNNIWCEGNGSNPNADLRAGYIMNTSINGLEKADVFLLVGTQPRVEAAMVNARIQKTVRATNAKVGYVGPPAEFNYDHQHLGTGPETLTELAEGRHPFSSILSTAKNPAIIVGAGIFDRKDKDAILSVIDAIAKKSNAVTPEWNGLNMLLLNAAQAAALDLGLVPESDKSIESAKFLYLMGADDTNLEKLPADAFVVYQGHHGDKSVYRANLILPATAFSEKEGTYANTEGCAQTTVPAVPTVGDSRDDWKIIRALSEVAGARLHYDTLGAIRTRIGTVAPNLLQVDERVAATYSTSSLRPETKQKMDKAPFETSVENFYMTDSISRASKIMAQCSALLRK from the exons ATGAAAATTAAAACTGATACACCTATTGCGAAAAAGGCAAGGGAAGGGGTGATGGAGTTTCTGTTGATGAACCATCCACTAGACTGTCCAATTTGTGATCAGGGTGGAGAGTGTGATCTTCAGGATCAGTCTATGGCTTTTGGTGCTGATCGAGGCCGTTTTACAGAAACAAAGAGATCTGTAGTAGATAAGAACCTAGGTCCGCTGGTTAAGACAGTCATGACTCGATGTATCCAATGCACAAG GTGTGTAAGGTTTGCAACAGAAGTGGCTGGTGTTCAAGATCTTGGAATGCTGGGTCGCGGTAGTGGTGAAGAGATTGGAACTTACGTTGAGAAGCTAATGACAAGTGAGCTGTCTGGGAACGTGATTGATATTTGTCCTGTAGGAGCCCTGACCTCAAAACCTTTCGCCTTTAAAGCTCGTAATTGGGAGCTGAAAGGAACAGAGAGCATTGATGTCTCAGATGCAGTTGGTTCAAATATTCGTATTGATAGTAGAGGTCCTGAGGTTATGCGCATTCTGCCCCGATTGAATGAG GACATCAATGAGGAGTGGATCTCGGACAAGACACGCTTCTTTTATGATGGTTTGAAGAGGCAAAGGCTGAGTGACCCCATGGTTCGTGGAGCAGATGGACAGTTTAAGGTTGTGAGCTGGCATGATGCGCTTGCTGTGGTTGCAGAAGTTATTCACCAAGTTAAACCTGAGGAAATTGTTGGGGTTGCTGGTAAGCTGTCTGATGCCGAATCCATGGTGGCACTAAAGGATTTCTTAAACAAGATGGGATCAAATAACATTTGGTGTGAAGGGAATGGCTCAAATCCAAATGCTGACCTACGAGCTGGATATATTATGAATACTAGCATCAATGGGTTGGAGAAAGCGGATGTTTTTCTTTTAGTTGGCACACAG CCAAGGGTCGAAGCCGCAATGGTGAATGCCAGAATACAGAAAACTGTGCGAGCAACCAATGCTAAGGTTGGTTATGTGGGCCCTCCAGCTGAGTTCAACTATGATCACCAGCATCTTGGCACAGGACCCGAGACTCTTACTGAACTTGCTGAGGGACGCCATCCATTTTCTTCTATTCTATCAACTGCTAAGAATCCAGCCATTATAGTTGGAGCCGGTATCTTTGATAGGAAAGATAAAGACGCAATTTTATCTGTTATTGATGCCATTGCAAAAAAGTCAAATGCAGTTACTCCTGAATGGAACGGTCTTAATATGCTGCTGCTTAATGCCGCCCAAGCTGCCGCACTAGACCTCGGACTTGTCCCTGAATCCGACAAAAGCATTGAATCTGCCAAGTTTCTCTACTTAATGGGTGCGGATGATACTAATTTGGAGAAACTTCCTGCCGATGCCTTCGTGGTTTATCAAGGTCACCATGGCGACAAGAGTGTGTATCGGGCCAATTTAATTTTACCAGCAACGGCTTTCAGTGAGAAAGAAGGGACATATGCTAACACAGAAGGGTGTGCTCAAACAACTGTGCCTGCAGTCCCTACGGTTGGTGATTCCAGGGACGATTGGAAAATTATTCGAGCATTATCCGAGGTGGCAGGTGCTCGGTTACATTATGATACACTCGGTGCTATTAGGACCCGAATAGGAACTGTGGCACCGAACCTCTTGCAAGTTGATGAGAGAGTGGCTGCAACATATTCGACTTCTTCCTTGAGACCTGAAACGAAGCAGAAGATGGATAAGGCCCCATTTGAAACGTCGGTCGAGAATTTCTATATGACGGATTCAATTTCCAGGGCATCAAAGATCATGGCACAATGCAGCGCGCTGTTGCGGAAGTGA